From the genome of Anopheles merus strain MAF chromosome X, AmerM5.1, whole genome shotgun sequence, one region includes:
- the LOC121594541 gene encoding thioredoxin domain-containing protein 5 homolog, which yields MAGMQRTIVGLMVAGALLATLASGHADTASVLLTKDNFQSELEGSSYFVMFYAPWCDYCKKLAPTWATLAKARNGEPDGVVKIGRVDCTTDGDLCTQHDVTGYPMLKLFRKDGGADGATKYRGARDLAQFNAFLDEQLAPAAGDGPAKGADGDGEDGAQEDGGQADAPPAPVSPLAELTEDTFAKHVSSGKHFVKFYAPWCGHCTKLAPTWEELARSLEHERDIRVSKIDCTQYRPICTDFEVKGYPTLLWIEDGKKIEKYTGPRTHTDLKQYVARMAGGLKEDGAQGAEQKGEGTLEGGAERDDNRSVVVQLSEGDFAHAIAKGVTVVKFYAPWCGHCMRLAPTWEQLAEKLTARDGVTIAKVDCTVDANKELCGEQEVNGYPTVFLYRDGEKVTEYFGHRSLDDLHKFVMQHLQDNGPHDEL from the exons ATGGCCGGAATGCAGCGAACCATCGTCGGGCTAATGGTGGCGGGCGCCCTGCTGGCCACGCTGGCCAGCGGTCACGCGGACACGGCGAGCGTCCTCCTGACGAAGGACAACTTCCAGTCGGAGCTCGAGGGCAGCAGCTACTTCGTCATGTTCTACGCCCCCTG GTGTGACTACTGCAAGAAGCTGGCCCCGACCTGGGCCACGCTGGCGAAGGCGCGCAACGGCGAACCGGACGGGGTGGTGAAGATCGGGCGCGTCGACTGCACGACCGATGGGGATCTCTGCACGCAGCACGACGTCACCGGCTACCCGATGCTGAAGCTGTTCCGCAAGGATGGTGGCGCGGACGGCGCCACCAAGTACCGTGGGGCGCGCGATCTCGCCCAGTTCAACGCGTTCCTGGACGAGCAGCTGGCACCGGCGGCGGGCGACGGCCCGGCCAAGGGCGCCGACGGGGACGGCGAGGACGGTGCGCAGGAGGATGGCGGGCAGGCGGACGCACCGCCCGCCCCGGTCTCGCCGCTGGCCGAGCTGACCGAGGACACGTTCGCGAAGCACGTCTCGAGCGGCAAGCACTTTGTCAAGTTCTACGCGCCCTGGTGCGGCCACTGCACCAAGCTCGCCCCGACCTGGGAGGAGCTGGCCCGCAGCCTCGAGCACGAGCGGGACATCCGCGTGTCCAAGATCGACTGCACCCAGTACCGGCCGATCTGTACCGACTTTGAGGTGAAGGGCTACCCGACGCTGCTGTGGATCGAGGATGGCAAGAAGATCGAGAAGTACACGGGCCCGCGCACGCACACCGACCTGAAGCAGTACGTGGCGCGGATGGCCGGCGGGCTGAAGGAGGACGGCGCGCAGGGCGCCGAGCAGAAGGGCGAGGGCACGCTGGAGGGTGGGGCCGAGCGGGACGACAACCggtcggtggtggtgcagcTGTCCGAGGGCGACTTTGCGCACGCGATCGCGAAGGGCGTGACGGTGGTGAAGTTCTACGCGCCCTGGTGCGGGCACTGCATGCGGCTCGCGCCGACCTGGGAGCAGCTGGCGGAGAAGCTGACCGCCCGGGACGGGGTGACGATCGCGAAGGTGGACTGCACGGTCGACGCGAACAAGGAGCTGTGCGGCGAGCAGGAGGTGAACGGGTATCCGACCGTCTTCCTGTACCGCGACGGCGAGAAGGTGACCGAGTACTTTGGCCACCGGTCGCTCGACGATCTGCACAAGTTCGTGATGCAGCATCTGCAGGACAACGGGCCGCACGATGAGCTGTAA